One stretch of bacterium DNA includes these proteins:
- a CDS encoding elongation factor Tu yields the protein TKFEGQVYVLKKEEGGRHTPFFPGYRPQFFFRTTDVTGSIELPEGVEMVMPGDNINMKVELIEPIAMEEGLRFAIREGGRTVGAGVVGKIIE from the coding sequence ACACGAAGTTTGAAGGTCAGGTATATGTACTTAAGAAAGAAGAAGGCGGACGTCATACACCGTTTTTCCCTGGATACCGTCCACAGTTTTTCTTCCGTACAACAGATGTAACCGGATCAATTGAACTTCCCGAGGGAGTAGAGATGGTAATGCCCGGAGACAACATCAACATGAAAGTAGAGCTGATTGAGCCCATAGCAATGGAAGAGGGGCTTCGGTTTGCAATCCGTGAAGGCGGACGTACTGTTGGTGCAGGTGTTGTCGGGAAAATTATAGAATAA